The Anoxybacillus flavithermus genome has a segment encoding these proteins:
- the fabG gene encoding 3-oxoacyl-ACP reductase (Catalyzes the first of the two reduction steps in the elongation cycle of fatty acid synthesis) — protein MKYALVTGASGGIGQEIARQLAKDGYGLYLHYYKNERSVQSLVEQLSTDIYAIQADLSHPSGVDTLVSSLFHPIDVLVHNSGMSTYGLVTDMTDEQVERMVQLHVTSPFLLTKRLLPSMIQRRCGQIVVISSIWGLTGASCEVLYSMVKGAQNTFVKALAKEVAPSGIRVNAIAPGAIDTPMLQGFTEEELEALANEIPLGRIGKPKDVAKAVSFLISDDASYITGQILSVNGGWYC, from the coding sequence ATGAAATATGCTTTAGTTACAGGAGCGAGTGGAGGAATTGGACAGGAAATTGCCAGACAGCTCGCAAAAGATGGGTATGGATTGTATTTACATTACTACAAAAATGAACGATCTGTTCAATCGTTAGTGGAGCAATTATCAACAGACATATATGCCATTCAGGCCGATTTATCGCATCCTTCTGGGGTCGATACGTTAGTGTCGTCTCTTTTTCATCCAATTGACGTGCTCGTTCATAATAGTGGAATGAGTACATATGGGCTGGTGACGGACATGACTGACGAACAAGTCGAGCGCATGGTACAGCTGCATGTGACAAGTCCGTTTTTATTGACGAAACGATTGTTGCCCTCTATGATTCAGCGACGTTGCGGACAAATTGTTGTCATTTCATCGATCTGGGGACTCACAGGAGCGTCATGCGAAGTATTGTATTCGATGGTGAAGGGCGCGCAAAATACGTTCGTCAAAGCGTTAGCGAAAGAAGTTGCGCCAAGTGGCATACGAGTAAATGCCATTGCTCCAGGAGCCATTGATACACCGATGCTTCAAGGGTTTACTGAAGAAGAGTTAGAAGCGTTAGCGAACGAGATTCCACTAGGGAGAATCGGAAAACCAAAAGATGTAGCAAAAGCGGTATCGTTTTTAATTTCTGACGATGCATCGTATATTACAGGCCAAATTTTATCCGTCAATGGCGGTTGGTATTGTTAA
- a CDS encoding cysteine synthase A, which translates to MYQSVIDLIGNTPVVKLNRVVFREGASVYIKLESFNPGGSVKDRAAKRMIEQAEREGKIVPFRSTIIEPTSGNTGIGLAMVCAAKGYRCIITMPDNATKERVNLLKAYGAEVHLTPAALRMQGAIDEAYRLAENIPNSFIPMQFENGANPDAHRISTAVEIVEAFPEGIDAFVLTAGTGGTVTGTGEELKKTFPHLRIYVVEPYGSPVLSGGQPGPHKIPGTGPGFIPPILNRKVYDDILLVKDEEAQMMARRLAAEEGILVGASAGAAAFCAVQVARTLPKDARVLCMAPDTGERYLSSDLFNG; encoded by the coding sequence ATGTATCAATCGGTCATCGATTTGATTGGAAATACGCCCGTTGTTAAGCTCAATCGGGTTGTTTTTCGGGAGGGAGCAAGTGTATATATAAAGCTTGAGTCGTTCAATCCAGGTGGAAGTGTAAAAGATCGTGCCGCTAAACGAATGATTGAGCAGGCCGAACGAGAGGGAAAAATTGTCCCTTTTCGAAGCACGATTATTGAACCAACATCAGGGAATACAGGAATTGGGTTAGCGATGGTATGCGCAGCGAAAGGTTATCGTTGCATCATCACGATGCCAGATAATGCGACAAAGGAACGAGTGAATTTATTAAAAGCATATGGTGCGGAAGTTCACTTAACCCCTGCAGCTTTGCGCATGCAAGGGGCGATTGATGAAGCATATCGGCTTGCGGAGAATATTCCAAACAGCTTTATACCCATGCAATTTGAAAATGGAGCAAATCCAGATGCTCACCGAATAAGTACAGCAGTTGAAATTGTAGAGGCATTTCCAGAAGGAATTGACGCGTTCGTGCTTACGGCAGGAACAGGGGGGACGGTAACAGGAACAGGGGAAGAGTTGAAGAAAACATTCCCTCATTTACGTATTTATGTAGTGGAACCATACGGATCCCCTGTGCTTTCTGGAGGACAGCCGGGGCCACATAAAATTCCAGGCACTGGACCAGGTTTTATTCCGCCTATTTTAAATCGCAAGGTGTATGATGACATTTTACTTGTCAAAGATGAAGAAGCACAGATGATGGCAAGGCGATTAGCTGCAGAAGAAGGGATTTTAGTGGGGGCTTCAGCTGGGGCGGCTGCCTTTTGTGCGGTTCAAGTGGCGCGAACTCTCCCGAAAGACGCACGTGTGCTTTGTATGGCACCAGATACAGGAGAACGATATTTGTCTTCCGATTTATTTAACGGATAA
- a CDS encoding peptidase M16 → MFREEVKTIGGLRLHVIPTKKYKTNTLVLKMKAPLCERDITMRALVPYVLQNATERHPSMKALRTYLDELYGATLQVDLAKKGENHIITIRMDVANEKFLGTTSPLLREALTLFSDMLFRPLTEQGGFSAAIVEQEKRALKQKIQSLFDDKMRYAQHRLIEEMYKGSPYALDVHGKLSDIDTIDAKRLYKHYEHMLKHDEIDLYIVGDVALTDVEHDVVERFPLEARSLRSTETTTLTKRTSVQEVIEKQHVKQGKLHLGYRTNTTYNDADYDALQVWNGIFGGFAHSKLFMNVREKASLAYYAASRIESHQGMMMVMAGIEPSNYERALEIIHAQAEAMRNGQFSDEEIIQTKAVIRNQLLETVDTARGMIEISYHNVIATRQRPLDEWLEAIEKVTYEDIVRIGEKIELDTIYFLTEKEGEKK, encoded by the coding sequence ATGTTTCGAGAAGAAGTAAAAACAATAGGCGGTCTTCGTCTTCATGTCATCCCGACGAAAAAATATAAGACGAATACGCTCGTATTAAAGATGAAAGCACCGTTATGTGAACGAGATATAACGATGCGAGCTCTTGTTCCCTATGTATTACAAAACGCTACCGAGCGACATCCGTCGATGAAAGCGTTACGTACATATTTAGACGAACTATATGGTGCTACGTTACAAGTCGATTTAGCGAAAAAAGGGGAAAATCACATTATTACAATTCGAATGGATGTGGCAAACGAAAAATTTTTAGGCACCACATCTCCACTATTACGCGAAGCGTTGACCCTCTTTAGCGACATGCTATTTCGTCCACTTACTGAACAAGGTGGATTTTCTGCTGCGATCGTTGAGCAAGAAAAACGAGCATTGAAACAAAAAATACAATCGTTATTTGATGATAAAATGCGATATGCTCAACATCGACTCATCGAAGAGATGTATAAAGGTTCGCCTTATGCACTCGATGTTCACGGTAAACTAAGCGATATTGATACAATTGATGCTAAACGTTTATATAAACATTACGAACACATGCTGAAACACGATGAAATAGACTTATACATTGTCGGAGATGTGGCGTTAACGGACGTAGAACATGATGTTGTGGAACGTTTTCCGTTAGAAGCTCGTTCTTTACGTTCAACTGAAACGACAACGTTAACAAAACGAACAAGCGTGCAAGAAGTGATAGAAAAACAACATGTGAAACAAGGAAAGCTACATCTTGGTTATCGAACAAATACGACATACAACGATGCAGATTACGATGCGTTACAAGTATGGAATGGGATCTTCGGTGGGTTTGCACATTCAAAATTGTTTATGAATGTGCGCGAAAAGGCAAGTTTAGCTTATTATGCAGCTTCGCGTATCGAAAGTCACCAAGGAATGATGATGGTCATGGCAGGAATTGAACCGAGCAATTATGAGCGTGCACTTGAAATTATTCATGCTCAGGCAGAGGCGATGCGTAACGGGCAATTTAGCGATGAGGAAATTATTCAAACAAAAGCAGTCATTCGTAATCAATTATTAGAAACGGTTGATACAGCGCGTGGAATGATTGAAATTTCTTATCATAACGTCATCGCGACGCGGCAACGTCCATTAGATGAGTGGTTAGAAGCGATTGAAAAAGTGACGTATGAGGATATTGTTCGTATAGGTGAAAAAATTGAATTAGATACAATTTATTTTTTAACAGAGAAGGAAGGTGAGAAAAAATGA
- a CDS encoding peptidase M16 translates to MKIIRYDQLQEQLFYERLNNGLDVYILPKKEFNKTYATFTTKYGSVDNYFTPYGKTSMKKVPDGIAHFLEHKLFEKEDGDVFQIFSKQGASANAFTSFTRTAYLFSSTTNVEKNLETLLDFVQKPYFTEQTVEKEKGIIAQEIRMYDDNPDWRLYFGTIESMYHNHPVKIDIAGTVESISHITKDLLYECYETFYHPSNMLLFVTGPVDPLTILEQIRTNQAQKTFHSPIDIERFNYEEPSHVAREKHVIEMNIQTPKCLVGIKAKNVYTKGKEKLKHECAMGLLLDHLFGKSSLHYERLYQQGLIDETFMVDYTEESDFGFGLIGGDTLYPDQLAEEIQRILLQFSDIGDEQVERMKRKKIGSFLRSLNSLEYIANQFTRYAFDRMSLFDVVETLQSLTSDDIKAVARECFVREQFTVCQVVPKR, encoded by the coding sequence ATGAAGATTATTCGCTACGATCAGTTGCAAGAACAATTATTTTATGAGCGATTAAACAACGGATTAGACGTTTACATTTTACCGAAAAAAGAATTCAATAAAACATATGCAACGTTTACGACAAAATACGGTTCGGTAGATAACTATTTTACTCCATATGGAAAAACGAGCATGAAAAAAGTGCCGGATGGCATCGCCCATTTTTTAGAGCATAAATTGTTCGAAAAAGAAGATGGCGATGTATTTCAAATATTTAGTAAGCAAGGGGCATCAGCGAACGCTTTTACATCTTTTACACGAACAGCCTATTTATTTTCGAGTACGACAAATGTAGAAAAAAATTTAGAAACTTTACTTGACTTTGTCCAAAAACCATACTTTACAGAGCAAACAGTTGAAAAGGAAAAAGGGATTATCGCTCAAGAAATTCGTATGTATGACGATAATCCGGATTGGCGTTTATATTTTGGAACAATTGAAAGCATGTATCACAATCATCCTGTAAAAATTGATATTGCAGGAACAGTAGAGTCGATTTCGCACATTACGAAAGATTTATTGTATGAATGCTATGAAACGTTTTATCACCCGAGTAATATGTTATTGTTTGTTACCGGTCCAGTTGATCCATTGACTATACTCGAACAAATTCGCACAAATCAAGCCCAAAAAACATTTCATTCACCAATAGACATTGAGCGATTTAATTATGAAGAACCATCTCATGTCGCCCGTGAAAAACATGTCATTGAAATGAACATACAAACACCAAAATGTCTCGTTGGTATAAAGGCGAAAAATGTATACACAAAAGGAAAAGAAAAATTAAAACATGAATGCGCGATGGGATTATTGCTCGATCATTTGTTCGGGAAAAGTTCACTTCACTATGAACGGTTATATCAACAAGGATTAATTGATGAAACATTCATGGTCGATTATACAGAAGAAAGTGATTTTGGTTTTGGTTTAATTGGCGGCGACACATTATACCCTGATCAATTAGCAGAAGAAATTCAGCGCATCCTTCTACAGTTTTCCGATATTGGTGATGAACAAGTGGAGCGGATGAAAAGAAAAAAAATCGGCTCATTTTTACGCTCATTGAATTCGCTTGAGTATATTGCGAATCAATTTACTCGTTACGCATTCGACCGAATGAGTTTATTCGATGTTGTAGAGACGTTACAATCATTGACATCAGATGATATAAAAGCGGTAGCCCGTGAATGTTTTGTACGTGAACAGTTTACGGTATGTCAAGTTGTTCCGAAAAGGTGA
- a CDS encoding sulfurtransferase, whose protein sequence is MQKWFSFLFTFLFIISGCAQNRYTNISVDEAAQMMQKEDVVVLDVRTEEEYASGHIPGAILLPLQQLPDRVDELNKNKTYIVVCRSGNRSAQASELLVKEGFSSIYNMTGGMNEWKGEVEK, encoded by the coding sequence ATGCAAAAATGGTTTTCTTTTTTATTTACATTTCTTTTCATCATAAGCGGATGTGCACAAAACCGTTATACAAACATTTCTGTCGATGAAGCTGCACAAATGATGCAAAAAGAAGACGTTGTTGTGCTCGATGTCCGTACAGAAGAGGAATATGCTTCCGGTCATATTCCTGGAGCTATTTTATTACCTTTACAACAACTTCCAGATCGTGTAGATGAACTGAACAAAAACAAGACGTATATTGTCGTTTGTCGTTCCGGTAATCGCTCAGCGCAAGCAAGCGAATTGCTAGTAAAAGAAGGCTTCTCAAGTATATATAATATGACTGGCGGTATGAACGAGTGGAAAGGCGAAGTTGAAAAATAG
- a CDS encoding DNA topoisomerase III: MKVIIAEKPDQGKTLASIFQTKKREGYIEILPNEMFPKGAYMTWAVGHLFELASPETYEASWKRWTLDTLPIIPDRFQYEIDRKKAKQFAIIKQLLRKPEVVEIIHAGDAGREGELIIRNIIYMSGVKKPIKRLWISSLTPKAIEQGFRQLLDEKQTRPLYEEAYARTCADWLVGINASRVYTILLKQKGMNDVFSVGRVQTPTLALIVRREKEIEQFQPKPFWEVVATFDVDGKRYEGKWWHENETRTYDRELAEKVSAFCRRKQVEVAEVVCERKTFLPPLLFNLSTLQATANKRFKYSPQKTLDILQKLYQKGYVSYPRSDSQYVTKGEAETFPHILKQLSQKEEYAPYFPLVHESILHNKRYVNEKKVTDHYAIIPTEQVPNLTKLSQDERNIYDLIVRRLIAAHSEEAIFDYTTIVTVVDGRARFISKGKKQIQAGWRDVLMSQDDDVQLLPNVQSGEKGTVYDVYVEQGKTQPPKRYTEGELITLMKTAGKFLDDEQLEKVLAKTEGLGTEATRASIITTLKQRNYIEIKNNQVYVTDKGKVLIDAIGPHLLASPEMTAKWEQRLSEIGEEKASATAFMEQVKKLAAKIVADAVQVANDWSFEGLDTASIQRKKKTTIGKHVGVCKLCGGSVIDKGAFYGCVNYTKTKCSFTISKTILGKSISQANVKKLLAEGKTNVIKGFKKGENTFNAAVIWDETEKRISFSFEK, encoded by the coding sequence ATGAAAGTTATTATTGCTGAAAAACCTGATCAAGGAAAGACGCTTGCATCGATTTTTCAAACAAAAAAACGAGAAGGGTATATTGAAATTTTACCGAATGAGATGTTTCCGAAAGGCGCTTATATGACATGGGCAGTTGGACATTTATTTGAATTAGCTTCTCCGGAAACGTATGAAGCAAGTTGGAAGCGGTGGACACTTGATACGTTACCGATCATTCCAGATCGTTTTCAGTACGAGATTGATCGAAAAAAGGCGAAACAGTTTGCGATCATTAAACAATTGCTTCGTAAGCCGGAAGTGGTTGAGATTATTCATGCCGGTGATGCAGGGAGAGAAGGGGAATTAATCATTCGAAACATTATTTACATGAGTGGTGTAAAAAAACCGATCAAACGGCTTTGGATCTCGTCTTTAACACCGAAAGCTATTGAACAAGGATTTCGTCAGTTGTTGGATGAAAAACAGACACGTCCTTTATACGAGGAAGCGTATGCGCGAACATGTGCAGATTGGCTTGTCGGTATAAACGCCTCGAGGGTGTATACGATTTTATTGAAACAAAAGGGAATGAACGATGTCTTTTCCGTTGGACGTGTACAAACGCCAACGCTTGCTCTAATTGTGAGAAGGGAAAAAGAAATCGAACAGTTTCAGCCGAAGCCATTTTGGGAAGTTGTTGCTACATTTGATGTGGACGGAAAACGATACGAAGGAAAGTGGTGGCACGAAAATGAGACGCGCACATACGATCGAGAGCTTGCTGAGAAAGTGAGCGCGTTTTGCAGACGAAAACAAGTAGAGGTAGCAGAAGTTGTATGTGAGCGAAAAACATTTTTACCGCCGCTTTTATTTAATTTATCAACATTGCAGGCAACGGCAAACAAGCGGTTTAAATATTCGCCACAAAAAACGTTAGATATATTACAAAAACTATATCAAAAAGGATATGTATCGTATCCACGCTCCGATTCACAATATGTAACTAAAGGAGAAGCGGAAACATTTCCACATATCTTAAAACAACTTTCACAAAAGGAAGAGTATGCTCCTTATTTTCCGCTTGTTCACGAATCAATTTTACATAATAAACGTTATGTAAACGAAAAGAAGGTAACAGATCATTATGCCATTATTCCAACTGAACAAGTGCCGAATTTGACAAAGTTAAGTCAGGATGAGCGAAATATTTACGACCTGATTGTTCGAAGATTGATTGCTGCTCATAGTGAAGAAGCTATATTTGATTATACAACGATTGTAACCGTTGTCGATGGACGTGCTCGCTTTATTTCAAAAGGAAAGAAACAAATACAAGCAGGATGGCGGGACGTCCTTATGTCACAAGATGATGATGTACAACTTTTACCGAATGTACAAAGTGGAGAAAAAGGAACGGTATATGATGTGTATGTGGAACAAGGAAAAACACAGCCGCCAAAGCGATATACAGAAGGCGAACTTATTACGTTAATGAAGACAGCAGGGAAGTTTTTGGATGACGAACAACTGGAGAAAGTATTAGCGAAAACAGAAGGACTTGGGACGGAAGCTACCCGCGCCTCCATTATTACAACGTTAAAACAGAGAAACTATATTGAGATAAAAAATAATCAAGTATATGTAACTGATAAAGGAAAAGTATTGATCGACGCAATCGGCCCGCACCTTTTGGCGTCTCCTGAAATGACAGCAAAATGGGAACAACGATTAAGTGAAATTGGTGAAGAAAAAGCATCGGCTACAGCATTTATGGAACAAGTGAAAAAATTGGCAGCGAAAATTGTGGCCGATGCGGTACAAGTGGCAAATGATTGGTCATTTGAAGGACTAGATACCGCTTCGATTCAGCGGAAGAAAAAAACAACGATCGGAAAACATGTCGGGGTTTGTAAGCTTTGTGGGGGCTCGGTTATTGATAAAGGTGCGTTTTACGGTTGTGTCAACTATACAAAAACAAAGTGCTCATTTACTATTTCAAAAACGATATTGGGCAAATCGATTTCACAGGCAAATGTCAAAAAATTATTAGCAGAAGGAAAAACGAATGTGATCAAAGGGTTTAAAAAGGGAGAAAACACATTTAATGCTGCGGTTATATGGGATGAAACAGAAAAACGTATATCGTTTTCGTTTGAAAAATAG